In Colias croceus chromosome 8, ilColCroc2.1, a genomic segment contains:
- the LOC123693600 gene encoding uncharacterized protein LOC123693600: protein MDKMMAPFNLEGETLGNKHRNYNKKINDLISHNPNEKQTAINYDDCDIENLLKIDIACWQKDVEYILEIFKCKDMLYLTRALKQVKWLIIELPYAHIINPTFIHDELLPCMSIKAYNKLMLHIRLNLRDEERVDMFYTYLEEKELKRAFKWLPYASPTLIEKVLKQHGRTVPLTIIKRLYKSNCLFDYCKDVLSEHNYDNNKIALELLRNDHTNYMNYLNLIPEYQLPDISANKTKKIMKNCPDEILNNIGKFISKVHVETVAKNIPSKDIQAFLEKNCQNPYLKPLYKYDKLIYFIKKLPEKVDLVKTVFLDKTEVKFTTEKYLYNNTMIRCLTNMNNEYLWYEIMPIDIAFVGLKKLIEAESNPLKKCNMLCMLWSCSRGCEMHMQEVLKYYHTNHIHEAFKYKSKFIKHVLSKADIHHVEKITWNLLNNLFYSMGIYNQSQNSKMDEYVDCIILYNIIHDCNVPDVILSKFNFKTFKNIHNKLTQEEKTRLCEFLLKFNSKILQQYNIADEKDFKEILACFKNISDLSCDYKKSLDDFLMKEMNEMIDYLLNQSRFEDLKEICNIGINLRRYIMINHSIFISETENDCINALRYKPQLLLENVNAICGKSELPKRRLFQKLRVYWHDTLAVMFKDTHFKILSECCNENAAIIGHVITLLSQTEIEKLLQTYLVTDCTHNSKLKKSIVNSLYMARPAPSLEILVSNMNNMNFSHIAGALNCLFSDLNQFVARPYIYKFYKMNILLRKVALRFAVTKLKHDEIIKLFHETWVISKNRRLRSLIFKLTFSLFISSNKDKDIIDIWELMDSFIGDLGLNEHKSIYNTLCNIPKCPTTVCQQYYKRVEAFLKTLPNDSYYKMFDHHILHMIEYNSSMNWILDVDLVLKKKETDLQNLLTKQYYPHWLPEYLMDVKDEKTQMERYNALFVPFLDNVLCAWQSESQAKKNFLSIMERLYEFIGTCENNNKIVVPITMFSDIQSRIEKAIPNDENYFLLRYTKLAVCYLNVVDTFLKSNTNTLELSAIVCEKFGKVCVEQLDEDIKKYSTAIYLTFSQALDYLITQLDFGVIKKMRILEAVMRCNPPIEGYIMVVELLPRSIFTEYEYYSRRSVILKLKAHPIEAVRTHVHNYFLRV from the exons atggATAAAATG ATGGCACCTTTTAATTTAGAAGGAGAAACTTTAGGAAATAAACACagaaattacaataaaaaaataaatgatttaatttctCACAATCCAAATGAAAAGCAAACTGCTATTAATTATGATGATTGCGACATAGAAAACTTACTGAAAATAGATATTGCTTGCTGGCAAAAAGATGTTGAATATATACTTgagatatttaaatgtaaggATATGTTGTATCTAACTAGAGCCTTAAAACAGGTGAAATGGCTGATAATAGAGCTGCCATATGCTCACATAATCAATCCAACTTTTATACATGATGAGTTACTTCCATGCATGAGCATAAAGGCATACAATAAACTTATGCTGCACATTCGATTAAATCTCAGAGATGAGGAAAGAGTTGATATGTTTTACACTTACTTGGAGGAAAAAGAACTTAAAAGAGCATTTAAATGGCTACCTTATGCCTCACCAACATTAATAGAAAAAGTATTAAAGCAGCATGGTAGAACGGTACCTTTGACTATCATAAAGCGGCTATATAAgtcaaattgtttatttgattACTGTAAAGATGTACTTAGTGAgcataattatgataataataagataGCCCTGGAATTATTAAGAAATGATCACACCAACTATATGAATTATCTCAATTTAATACCAGAGTATCAATTACCAGATATTTCAGCcaataaaacaaagaaaataatgaaaaattgtcccgatgaaattttaaataatattgggAAATTCATTAGTAAAGTACATGTTGAAACTGTTGCAAAAAACATTCCATCAAAAGATATTCAAGCCTTTTTGGAGAAAAATTGTCAAAATCCATACCTTAAGCCTTTATACAAATATgacaaattaatatattttattaaaaaattaccagAAAAAGTTGATTTagttaaaactgtatttttggATAAAACAGAAGTAAAATTTACGACGGAAAAATATCTGTATAATAATACCATGATCCGCTGTTtaacaaatatgaataatgaataCTTGTGGTATGAGATCATGCCTATTGACATAGCATTTGTTggcttaaaaaaattaattgaagcCGAGTCAAACCCTCTTAAAAAGTGTAATATGCTTTGTATGCTTTGGTCTTGTTCTCGTGGCTGTGAAATGCATATGCAAGaagtacttaaatattatcatacaaaTCACATACATGAGgcttttaaatacaaatcaaaatttatcaaaCATGTTCTATCAAAAGCAGACATCCATCACGTTGAAAAAATCACCTGGaatcttttgaataatttGTTCTATAGCATGGGGATTTACAATCAGAGTCAGAATAGCAAGATGGATGAATATGTtgattgtattatattatataacatcaTTCACGATTGTAATGTTCCTGATGTAATACTGtccaaatttaattttaaaactttcaaGAATATTCACAATAAATTAACTCAAGAAGAAAAAACAAGATTATGCGAATtcttattgaaatttaatagCAAAATCCTACAGCAATACAACATTGCAGATGAAAAggattttaaagaaattttgGCATGCTTTAAAAACATATCAGATTTGAGCTGTGACTATAAGAAAAGTCTAGATGATTTCCTAATGAAAGAAATGAATGAGATGATAGATTATCTTCTGAATCAATCAAGATTTGAAGACCTAaaagaaatatgtaatattggAATAAATTTGAGAAGGTATATTATGATCAATCATTCTATTTTCATAAGTGAAACAGAGAATGATTGCATAAATGCATTAAGATATAAACCACAGTTGTTACTTGAAAACGTGAACGCAATATGTGGGAAATCTGAGTTGCCTAAAAGAAGATTGTTTCAAAAGCTTCGAGTTTATTGGCATGATACACTTGCTGTAATGTTTAAGGatacacattttaaaattttatctgaATGTTGTAACGAAAATGCTGCTATTATAGGACATGTAATCACTCTTTTGTCACAAACTGAAATAGAGAAATTATTACAGACATATTTAGTTACTGATTGTACACACAACAGTAAACTGAAAAAGAGCATAGTAAACTCTTTATATATGGCTCGACCAGCACCTTCGCTGGAAATCTTGGTatcaaatatgaataatatgaaCTTTTCTCATATAGCTGGAGCTTTAAATTGTTTGTTCTCGGACTTAAACCAATTTGTAGCCCGTCCATACATTTACAAATTCtacaaaatgaatattttgttgCGAAAAGTTGCTTTAAGATTTGCGGTCACTAAACTAAAGCatgatgaaataattaaattatttcacgaGACTTGGGTAATTTCTAAGAATCGTCGGTTGCGaagtttaatattcaaattaactttttctttgtttatttcatcAAATAAGGATAAAGACATTATAGATATATGGGAACTAATGGACAGTTTTATTGGGGATTTAGGATTAAATGAACAcaaatctatatataatacattatgTAACATACCAAAATGTCCAACAACAGTATGTCAACAGTATTATAAGCGAGTGGAagcttttttaaaaacattaccaAATGATAgctattataaaatgtttgacCATCATATTCTACATATGATTGAATATAACTCCAGTATGAATTGGATTTTAGATGTAGATTtggttttaaagaaaaaagaaacagatttacaaaacttactgacaaaacaatattatccACATTGGCTACCTGAATACTTGATGGATGTCAAAGATGAAAAAACCCAAATGGAAAGATATAATGCTTTATTTGTACCATTTTTAGATAATGTATTATGTGCATGGCAATCTGAGTCACAAGCTAAGAAAAACTTTCTTAGTATAATGGAAAGACTATATGAATTTATTGGAACATgcgaaaataataataaaatagttgtACCTATTACAATGTTTTCTGATATTCAATCAAGAATAGAAAAAGCCATACCCAATGACGAAAATTACTTTCTTTTGAGGTATACCAAATTAGCTGTGTGCTATTTAAATGTTGTAGACACTTTTCTAAAGTCAAATACAAATACACTTGAATTATCTGCAATAGTTTGTGAAAAATTTGGAAAAGTTTGCGTTGAGCAACTAGATGaagatatcaaaaaatattctacTGCAATTTATTTGACTTTTTCCCAAGCATtggattatttaattactcaATTGGATTTTggcgtaattaaaaaaatgcgtaTTTTAGAAGCAGTGATGAGGTGTAATCCTCCCATAGAAGGTTATATAATGGTAGTGGAATTACTACCAAGGAGTATATTTACTGAGTATGAATATTATTCACGCAGAAGTGTAATACTTAAACTCAAAGCGCATCCAATAGAAGCGGTAAGAACGCATGTACACAATTACTTTCTCAGAGTTTAG